Proteins from one Anaerohalosphaeraceae bacterium genomic window:
- a CDS encoding type II secretion system protein: MRKATKGFTLIELLVVISIIALLMGIIVPALSRVKLSAQTLICSTNLKNYGTALQGYAQDNNHKAPFAVYWLYSRRTLNNGACPAVCRWHYTKDWPDGSFWPYVADKNVHMCPTFKSYALREGCSQCGAPETTTVPFNPMYSYSMNYFLGFDWETGLRITFSTAYEKEVSLKLTRVTRPAQCFAFSEENLWTLNIDNGYRENYSRAVLNDNALWMAPNPGRSTDNIATYHNVNLAQKNEGKANLVFVDGHVETMRGLPEEKAYLQYAKPYQGHENLNPIW; encoded by the coding sequence ATGCGGAAAGCCACAAAAGGGTTTACGCTGATAGAACTGCTGGTTGTCATCTCCATCATCGCTCTTCTGATGGGAATTATCGTTCCCGCCCTGTCCCGCGTGAAACTGTCTGCCCAAACGCTGATTTGCTCAACCAATCTGAAGAACTACGGCACCGCCCTGCAGGGTTATGCCCAGGACAACAATCACAAAGCACCGTTTGCCGTGTACTGGCTTTACTCACGGCGGACCCTCAACAACGGGGCCTGTCCGGCCGTATGCCGATGGCACTACACAAAGGACTGGCCGGACGGTTCCTTCTGGCCGTATGTGGCGGACAAAAATGTGCATATGTGCCCGACATTTAAGTCGTATGCCCTGCGGGAGGGCTGCTCCCAGTGCGGTGCACCGGAGACAACTACGGTACCGTTCAACCCGATGTACAGCTATTCGATGAATTATTTTCTTGGCTTTGACTGGGAAACGGGTTTGCGAATCACTTTTTCAACAGCTTACGAAAAAGAGGTTTCGCTGAAACTGACCCGCGTGACTCGGCCTGCTCAGTGCTTTGCTTTTTCCGAAGAAAATTTGTGGACCTTGAACATAGACAACGGATACCGCGAAAACTACAGCCGGGCTGTTTTGAACGACAACGCCCTGTGGATGGCTCCGAATCCCGGCCGCAGTACGGACAATATCGCCACGTATCACAACGTGAATCTTGCGCAGAAAAATGAAGGCAAGGCCAACCTGGTTTTCGTGGACGGTCATGTAGAAACCATGCGCGGCCTGCCGGAAGAGAAGGCCTATCTTCAATACGCCAAGCCGTATCAGGGGCATGAAAATTTAAATCCAATCTGGTAA
- a CDS encoding metallophosphoesterase — translation MVNTFVWYLGVLGAVFSGQWYIQTENVEIPSSFEDSWSLVILPDVQYYNDTYPGLFELQTQWIRNQAQKLQIQYVLLPGDLTNTNSDKEWENASCALGILDGTIPYAMCTGNHDCGPGGNAADRSTGLDRYFPYERLAGWSGLTGVKTASQTTNSYHLFEAPGSSRWLILTLEWAPTDETLQWASEILTKYADRNAILILHAYLYYDDSRYDWKTKGDKQEWNPHSYPTQPAGNDGQEIWDKLIRKHDNVFLVVSGHVIGDGTGLLISPTDNGAPVIQMLVNYQSPIREIGGQAWLRVLTFRKDLKKITCWSYSPLLKQTRSEADQLFELKRSE, via the coding sequence ATGGTGAATACTTTTGTCTGGTATCTGGGGGTGCTTGGAGCCGTGTTTTCAGGCCAATGGTACATTCAGACAGAAAATGTCGAAATTCCCTCTTCTTTTGAAGATTCCTGGTCGCTGGTGATTTTGCCGGATGTGCAGTACTACAACGACACCTATCCCGGACTTTTTGAACTCCAGACCCAGTGGATTCGCAATCAGGCCCAGAAACTCCAAATCCAATACGTTCTGCTTCCGGGCGACCTTACAAACACCAACAGTGACAAAGAATGGGAAAATGCCTCCTGTGCACTGGGAATACTGGATGGGACAATTCCGTATGCAATGTGCACCGGCAATCACGACTGCGGTCCCGGCGGCAATGCCGCCGACCGAAGCACAGGGTTGGACCGATACTTTCCTTATGAACGGCTTGCCGGCTGGTCCGGACTGACAGGTGTAAAAACCGCCAGTCAAACGACGAATTCCTATCACCTTTTTGAAGCGCCGGGCTCCAGCCGGTGGCTGATTCTGACGCTCGAATGGGCTCCGACGGATGAAACGCTGCAATGGGCCTCCGAGATTCTCACAAAATACGCAGACCGAAACGCCATCCTCATCCTTCACGCGTATTTGTACTACGACGACAGCCGGTATGACTGGAAAACCAAAGGAGACAAACAGGAGTGGAATCCGCACTCCTATCCGACCCAGCCGGCAGGCAATGACGGCCAGGAAATCTGGGACAAACTGATCCGAAAGCACGACAACGTTTTTCTGGTTGTCAGCGGACACGTGATCGGAGACGGGACAGGACTTTTGATTTCCCCAACCGACAACGGAGCGCCCGTGATTCAGATGCTGGTCAATTATCAATCCCCAATTCGAGAAATCGGCGGACAGGCCTGGCTTCGCGTGCTGACATTCCGCAAAGATTTGAAGAAAATTACGTGCTGGTCGTACAGCCCCCTGCTGAAACAAACAAGGTCGGAAGCAGACCAGCTGTTCGAATTGAAGCGGAGTGAGTAA
- a CDS encoding ADP-ribosylglycohydrolase family protein, protein MRPIFFVITAGLVLLSACPVSSAEGQVQCGPFVKIYDPSVGEPVPWYINDHCFIRGQDGTWHLYGITHAEPLGPLDEHNFAHATADKLTQKPWRKQPFALTVDASWNEVHLWAPHVIEHNGLYYMFYCAGDVDNSKYKIHLATSKDLVRWQRHPANPMVVDGYDARDPFILRLGDEWVMYYTATSDPKGGSHIVAARTSKDLIHWGPRRVVFTDPSKGTWGGPTESPTVIRRGNVYYLFIGPRDDYRGTCVYRSQDPFHWDIRDLAGRLNSHAAEVIRDAQGKWYVSHCGWGQGGVYLAELYWNDGLDNAETSLAAANGISLPETEKPREYIRIPMLTYRDKMTAGWLGQMVGVSWGFPVEFKYLNKRIPDEAVPVWKPEMIQQAFEQDDLYVEMTFLRTLQNEGFDVSVRRAGLDFANTQYPLWHANDAGRTNLRQGIAPPDSGHPQHNMHADDIDYQIEADFAGLISPALPNHAVYLGNVFGRIMNYGDGLYGGQFVSAMYSLAFVERDIEKLIESALAYIPAESQYAEAVRDVLQWYREKPEDWQAAWNRIQEKYQKDPAYRLFSCDKGDFNIDAKINGAYVVLGLLYGRGDIEKTIRIAMQCGQDSDCNASTAAGILFTIKGLLNIPEPYKQIDRERKFLHTPYDLPNLFDTCEKLARLAVYRWGGWTESDGYGNEVLVIPVLPASPNPLERSNQPGPTVQSRYTFAELSRLRAEVRISGDPVAPGWTVENCGPDMSPGYRKEANGRKDVLATHPLNQNTGCSIWKEVEIPKDGKMRLVLSVGRHSMGDWTLLVRFNGEVLFRREVDAQNAPDGWMDAEVDLSPLAGRKGKLEVVNQPNGWAWEGAFWDTIELRS, encoded by the coding sequence ATGCGTCCGATCTTCTTTGTGATAACCGCCGGTCTTGTTCTGCTGAGTGCCTGCCCGGTTTCGTCCGCAGAAGGACAGGTCCAATGCGGACCCTTTGTGAAAATCTATGACCCGAGCGTCGGAGAGCCCGTCCCATGGTATATCAACGATCACTGTTTCATTCGCGGACAAGACGGTACCTGGCACCTGTACGGGATTACCCATGCAGAACCCTTAGGGCCTCTGGATGAGCATAACTTTGCTCATGCGACCGCCGACAAACTGACTCAGAAACCGTGGCGCAAACAGCCGTTTGCGCTGACGGTTGATGCAAGCTGGAATGAAGTGCATCTGTGGGCACCCCACGTCATCGAACACAACGGCTTGTATTATATGTTTTACTGTGCCGGCGATGTGGACAATTCGAAATACAAAATTCATCTGGCGACATCCAAAGACCTGGTCCGCTGGCAGCGTCACCCGGCCAATCCGATGGTCGTGGACGGATACGATGCCCGCGACCCGTTTATTCTGCGGCTGGGTGATGAATGGGTGATGTATTACACCGCCACCTCCGACCCGAAAGGCGGCAGCCACATTGTGGCCGCCCGTACGAGCAAAGACCTGATTCACTGGGGACCCCGCAGGGTTGTCTTTACCGACCCTTCGAAAGGCACCTGGGGGGGACCTACGGAATCGCCGACAGTGATTCGCCGCGGGAACGTGTACTATCTGTTTATCGGGCCGCGGGACGATTATCGGGGCACCTGCGTGTATCGCAGCCAAGACCCGTTCCATTGGGACATCCGCGATTTGGCAGGCCGTCTGAATTCCCACGCCGCCGAGGTGATTCGAGATGCACAGGGCAAATGGTACGTGAGCCATTGCGGCTGGGGACAGGGCGGGGTGTATCTGGCGGAACTGTATTGGAATGACGGTTTGGACAATGCGGAGACATCTTTGGCGGCGGCCAACGGGATTTCCCTCCCGGAAACCGAAAAGCCGAGAGAGTATATCCGCATCCCGATGCTGACTTATCGGGACAAAATGACGGCGGGCTGGCTGGGACAGATGGTCGGCGTCAGCTGGGGGTTTCCGGTCGAGTTCAAATATCTTAACAAGAGAATCCCGGACGAGGCCGTACCCGTCTGGAAACCGGAAATGATTCAGCAGGCCTTTGAGCAGGATGACCTTTACGTAGAGATGACGTTCCTGCGAACCCTGCAAAACGAAGGGTTCGATGTATCCGTTCGTCGGGCGGGGCTTGATTTTGCAAACACCCAATATCCGCTCTGGCACGCCAATGACGCCGGACGAACAAATCTGCGGCAGGGAATTGCTCCGCCGGACAGCGGGCATCCGCAGCACAATATGCATGCGGATGATATTGACTATCAGATTGAAGCAGACTTTGCAGGTCTGATCAGCCCCGCCCTGCCCAATCACGCCGTGTATCTGGGAAATGTTTTTGGGCGAATCATGAACTACGGCGACGGGCTCTACGGCGGACAATTTGTTTCGGCAATGTATTCGCTGGCCTTTGTCGAACGCGACATTGAGAAGCTGATTGAGTCGGCTCTGGCCTATATTCCTGCAGAAAGCCAGTATGCCGAAGCGGTTCGAGATGTCCTTCAGTGGTATCGGGAAAAACCGGAAGACTGGCAAGCCGCATGGAACCGCATTCAGGAAAAGTATCAGAAGGATCCGGCCTATCGTCTCTTCAGCTGCGACAAAGGCGATTTTAACATCGATGCAAAAATCAACGGGGCCTACGTGGTGCTCGGTCTTTTGTACGGGCGGGGGGACATTGAAAAAACGATTCGGATTGCTATGCAGTGCGGGCAGGATTCCGACTGCAATGCCTCCACAGCGGCGGGCATTCTGTTTACCATCAAGGGCCTGCTGAATATCCCCGAACCCTACAAACAGATTGACCGGGAACGGAAGTTTCTGCATACCCCCTACGACCTGCCGAATCTCTTTGACACATGTGAAAAACTGGCTCGGCTGGCCGTGTACCGATGGGGCGGCTGGACGGAATCGGACGGCTATGGAAACGAGGTGCTGGTGATTCCTGTTCTGCCGGCTTCTCCCAATCCTCTGGAACGGTCCAATCAGCCCGGTCCGACAGTCCAGAGCCGCTACACCTTTGCGGAACTGAGCCGGCTGCGGGCGGAGGTACGCATCAGCGGAGACCCTGTCGCACCCGGCTGGACGGTGGAAAACTGCGGCCCGGATATGTCCCCCGGCTACCGAAAAGAGGCAAACGGACGCAAAGACGTTTTGGCAACGCATCCCCTCAACCAAAACACGGGCTGTTCAATCTGGAAAGAGGTGGAAATCCCCAAAGACGGAAAAATGCGGTTGGTTCTTTCCGTCGGGCGTCATTCGATGGGCGACTGGACCCTGCTGGTGCGATTTAACGGAGAAGTTCTTTTCCGCCGGGAAGTGGATGCCCAAAACGCTCCGGACGGCTGGATGGATGCAGAGGTGGATTTAAGTCCGCTGGCAGGCCGAAAAGGAAAACTGGAAGTGGTTAATCAGCCGAACGGATGGGCCTGGGAGGGTGCCTTCTGGGATACCATCGAATTGCGAAGCTGA
- a CDS encoding LacI family DNA-binding transcriptional regulator codes for MSVTLKEIAYYAGVDVSVVSRVLNNKADQYRISRRCQEKVKKIALELGYIPNAYAVGVKTGQFNCVALLHGDFTNKSYLPEKLLCEIHLNLEKQGKHLLLARVPKETVKEQELPMIFRSLMAEGLIVNFFQDMPPKVRKAIHDTQMPKIWLNDKLEYDAVYPDSFAAAKRATEYLIGLGHRKICYCDIYSYNQKPNAHYSAADRRGGYQQAMQEAGLAPYDITPSAELKLEESIDKQTEFFYSVLKKPERPTAMLFYWGYSIPAIFAVAARLNLQIPRDLSVITFAGETDQRVGLCSTAIIEPETDMAREAVAMLRKKIKHKDTPLPSKRLDYHFLDMKTCAKPNESTLEKSL; via the coding sequence ATGTCGGTCACACTAAAAGAAATCGCTTATTATGCAGGAGTGGATGTATCGGTCGTGTCGCGTGTGCTGAACAACAAGGCCGACCAGTACCGTATCAGCCGCCGCTGTCAGGAAAAGGTTAAAAAGATTGCTCTTGAGCTGGGATATATCCCGAACGCCTATGCCGTCGGCGTCAAAACGGGACAATTTAACTGTGTGGCTCTGCTCCACGGCGACTTTACAAACAAAAGTTATCTGCCTGAAAAGCTGCTGTGCGAAATCCACCTGAATCTGGAAAAGCAGGGCAAACACCTGCTGCTGGCGCGAGTGCCGAAAGAGACCGTCAAAGAACAGGAACTGCCGATGATATTCCGTTCTCTGATGGCGGAAGGGCTGATTGTCAACTTCTTCCAGGACATGCCTCCCAAGGTTCGGAAGGCCATTCACGACACCCAGATGCCGAAAATCTGGCTCAATGACAAACTGGAATACGATGCAGTGTATCCGGACAGCTTTGCGGCCGCCAAACGGGCCACAGAATACCTGATTGGACTGGGACATCGAAAAATCTGCTATTGCGATATCTACTCGTACAACCAAAAACCCAACGCCCATTACAGTGCCGCCGACCGTCGAGGCGGCTACCAGCAGGCCATGCAGGAAGCGGGATTGGCTCCGTATGACATTACTCCTTCTGCAGAATTGAAACTGGAGGAATCCATCGACAAACAGACGGAATTTTTCTACTCGGTCCTCAAAAAACCTGAACGTCCGACGGCAATGCTGTTTTACTGGGGCTATTCCATTCCGGCGATTTTTGCGGTTGCAGCCCGGCTGAATCTTCAAATCCCGCGTGATTTGTCGGTGATTACGTTCGCCGGTGAAACAGACCAGCGTGTCGGTTTGTGTTCGACCGCGATTATTGAACCGGAAACTGATATGGCACGCGAAGCGGTTGCGATGCTTCGGAAAAAGATCAAACACAAAGATACCCCCCTTCCTTCCAAGCGGTTAGACTACCACTTTCTTGATATGAAAACCTGTGCAAAACCGAACGAATCAACACTTGAAAAATCTTTGTGA
- a CDS encoding glycoside hydrolase family 9 protein → MRKDRRQHDGVFRRTRLRFFIFVCCWMTVHPVFGSQECIGVNFFDPVQSYLQTFTCWDGNKSYVYLGSPATFVHCQNAVPVNMSVGSGSLVLESTLPGGWWNIQFKLDWGHSVNLLRTAPNPFLHLRVKWGQVAPGADLRIRLTDDQQILNLYRTYAGQSSIYSSQTASVLLSSYVQPSTVQWQNVYIPMSDFLAVNPNLDLTRLSILTLEGAGRYSQTNTLYIEKMRFVPGIDCVYSDMVKVNQLGYRPDQRKLAVVSYEAGAVSSPPAYFQVVDAAAQRAVYQGPLLPQDACESSWNLSGDIVYHADFTEINTPGRYWIEVPEIGQRSPVFLIHPKTFNRAFRDALRFFYYARSGYEIAEPFAEGHSRPAIYANNETCRYDYDDNNPAKMYDYDPLDIGIETRDVRGGWFDAGDLHLDVHNNLGALWFLLETLRSFGRKTGPGVLHLPESDGLTNDLILLIQYQLEWFKKMQNPDGSVHFIVITNDGNLQRQTVSDVSSGAACVLAAVFAKAYSILGTIEEMEPYAQELLSRAELSWGWLTAHPNTYNPTGPSGSTWSYGITNDLPYRGLAAVELYIATGNSTYRTYFESQYNSASNPKPLNAFGGNSYYGYIGLLGSSAISKAYMDYIRTDRPVSSTIKNALIQSFLMEADALVNRRDCNPYNIPMLMYNDLYWGSSGMLCGNAYVLLWAYERTGSRAYLDAALDVLDWIGGRNPVSRVFITGFGDYLHGTDLYSFYWFDHLNPVPGYLCGNINHHLSFLQSFIRYPWKCYMNLQNAGLLEPCLPWQAQMCYLLGYFASDLTRSADLNDDGQIEQTDWSIFTQSWLSEDGESTWNPFCDLNVPPDQQVDIKDLSVFVSQWLNP, encoded by the coding sequence ATGAGAAAAGACCGTCGTCAACATGATGGAGTTTTCCGCCGCACCCGGCTGCGGTTCTTTATCTTTGTCTGCTGCTGGATGACGGTGCATCCGGTGTTCGGCAGTCAAGAATGCATCGGCGTCAACTTCTTCGACCCGGTCCAATCCTACCTCCAGACATTTACCTGCTGGGACGGCAACAAATCGTATGTGTACCTGGGAAGTCCGGCCACTTTCGTCCATTGCCAAAATGCCGTTCCGGTCAATATGTCCGTCGGCAGCGGCTCTTTGGTGCTCGAGAGCACTCTGCCGGGCGGATGGTGGAACATCCAGTTCAAACTCGACTGGGGCCACTCGGTCAATCTGCTTCGGACCGCACCGAATCCGTTTCTGCATCTGCGGGTGAAATGGGGACAAGTCGCCCCGGGGGCTGATTTGCGAATCCGTCTCACAGATGATCAGCAGATTCTGAATCTTTACCGAACCTACGCAGGCCAAAGCAGTATCTATTCAAGTCAGACGGCATCTGTTTTGCTTTCCAGTTATGTTCAGCCGTCCACCGTTCAATGGCAGAATGTCTATATCCCGATGTCCGATTTTCTGGCGGTTAATCCCAATCTGGACCTCACTCGCCTGAGTATCCTGACTCTCGAGGGGGCCGGCCGGTACAGTCAAACCAACACGCTCTATATTGAAAAGATGCGATTCGTGCCCGGCATCGACTGTGTCTATTCAGACATGGTGAAAGTCAACCAGCTTGGATATCGGCCCGACCAGAGGAAGCTGGCCGTGGTCAGCTATGAAGCCGGAGCGGTTTCTTCGCCACCGGCTTATTTCCAAGTCGTTGATGCAGCCGCCCAGCGCGCTGTTTATCAGGGTCCCCTTCTGCCGCAGGATGCCTGCGAAAGCAGCTGGAACTTGAGCGGGGACATTGTCTATCACGCCGATTTTACGGAAATAAATACACCGGGACGGTACTGGATTGAGGTGCCGGAAATCGGCCAGCGTTCACCGGTTTTTCTGATTCACCCCAAAACATTCAATCGGGCGTTCCGCGATGCCCTGCGTTTTTTCTACTATGCCCGAAGCGGCTATGAGATTGCCGAACCTTTTGCCGAAGGGCACAGCCGTCCCGCTATTTATGCCAACAATGAAACCTGCCGCTATGATTATGATGACAATAATCCTGCGAAAATGTACGACTACGACCCTCTGGACATCGGAATTGAAACGCGGGATGTCCGAGGCGGCTGGTTTGATGCGGGTGATCTGCACCTGGATGTCCACAACAATTTGGGTGCTCTGTGGTTTCTGCTGGAAACACTTCGAAGCTTCGGACGGAAAACAGGGCCGGGTGTGCTTCATCTTCCCGAATCCGACGGCTTAACCAATGACTTGATTCTGCTGATTCAGTATCAGCTCGAATGGTTCAAAAAGATGCAGAATCCGGACGGCAGCGTGCACTTTATTGTCATCACCAATGACGGAAATCTTCAACGGCAAACCGTTTCAGATGTTTCCAGCGGAGCGGCCTGCGTACTGGCGGCCGTTTTCGCCAAAGCATACAGCATTTTGGGAACCATCGAAGAAATGGAACCCTACGCCCAGGAACTGCTCAGCCGGGCCGAATTGTCGTGGGGGTGGCTGACCGCTCACCCGAACACGTACAACCCGACCGGACCGAGCGGCAGCACCTGGTCCTACGGCATAACCAATGACCTGCCCTACCGGGGACTGGCGGCAGTGGAGCTGTACATCGCCACCGGCAATTCAACCTATCGAACTTACTTTGAGAGTCAGTACAACTCGGCCTCCAATCCCAAACCCCTGAACGCATTCGGAGGAAACTCCTACTACGGTTATATCGGACTGCTCGGGTCCAGCGCTATCAGCAAGGCCTATATGGACTACATCCGCACAGACCGTCCCGTCTCGAGCACAATCAAAAACGCCCTCATTCAATCGTTTCTGATGGAGGCCGACGCTCTGGTCAACCGCAGGGACTGCAATCCTTACAATATCCCGATGCTGATGTACAACGACCTGTACTGGGGCTCGAGCGGAATGCTGTGCGGCAATGCCTATGTACTGCTGTGGGCCTATGAGAGAACCGGCAGTCGAGCGTACCTGGACGCCGCTCTGGATGTGCTCGACTGGATCGGCGGACGCAATCCTGTTTCGCGGGTCTTTATCACCGGCTTCGGAGACTATCTGCATGGAACAGACCTGTACTCCTTTTACTGGTTTGACCACCTCAATCCGGTCCCTGGATATCTGTGCGGAAACATCAATCACCATCTGAGTTTTCTCCAATCCTTCATCCGATACCCCTGGAAATGTTATATGAATCTCCAGAATGCAGGGCTGCTGGAGCCCTGTCTCCCCTGGCAGGCCCAGATGTGCTATCTGCTCGGCTATTTTGCCTCAGATTTGACCCGTTCGGCAGACCTGAATGATGATGGGCAAATTGAACAGACTGACTGGTCTATTTTTACCCAATCCTGGCTGAGTGAGGACGGAGAATCCACCTGGAACCCCTTCTGCGACCTGAATGTCCCGCCGGACCAGCAGGTTGATATCAAAGACCTTTCGGTCTTCGTCAGCCAATGGCTGAATCCCTAA
- a CDS encoding DUF2961 domain-containing protein — translation MKQGKDLGIFFLLFFLGAQWGQAQTEYKYADLVNRLTDLEGLARLPEEGLVCRQWSSYDRSSRYDEKTGKYVKWDANDDGFGGRGWIRVENDKLVLAEMEGPGCIWRIWSATPQQGHVRIYLDGAEQPAVDLPFAEYFSGKVAPFNRPALVHIVANGKNNYTPIPFQKSCRIIADRDYGEFHHFTYTLFPNGTRVPTFSMQMNEEDNAALDRVNDLLLHVGPGSFRSHPEQITQTYTINLQPGKKEQIVLEGKRAIASIKVRPDLPNDTEERRKALREMTIQIFWDHQPNPSVWSPLGDFFGTGPGLNPYRSLPMGMNEQEFYSNWYMPFEQSAVIELLNEGKQVRRLTVEITHAPHSMQAGSYGYFHAKWHRDAFLPTEKERQIDWTMLKTDGRGRFVGVALMVWNPRGGWWGEGDEKFFVDGEKFPSLYGTGSEDYFGYAWSDPTLFEHAFHNQPLSEGNKGHVSVNRWHIADQVPFQRSFEGCIEKYFSNTRPTQYACTAYWYLSAEGCDPYGPLPPQERVDYYTRLTYPMDIAGIYILEKPVGQLEEQHMGAFPKDKWQNDTQLWWVGQPGAQLKIGIQIPRKGRYQLTTRLTKAADYGIVQFYLDGKKIGKPIDLFYPDGVIATEPIVLGRFTLGKGLHVLTAEIAGSNPAAIQRYMFGMDYLDVKKTWF, via the coding sequence ATGAAGCAAGGTAAGGATTTAGGAATCTTCTTTCTTCTTTTCTTTCTTGGGGCGCAATGGGGACAGGCTCAAACCGAATACAAGTATGCAGACCTGGTGAACCGACTGACGGACTTAGAGGGGCTGGCCCGTCTGCCGGAAGAGGGGCTCGTGTGCCGGCAGTGGTCCAGTTATGACCGCTCAAGCCGGTATGATGAAAAAACAGGCAAATACGTAAAATGGGATGCCAACGATGACGGCTTCGGCGGACGGGGATGGATTCGTGTCGAAAACGACAAGCTGGTGCTGGCCGAAATGGAAGGACCGGGATGCATTTGGCGAATCTGGTCGGCCACCCCGCAGCAAGGCCACGTCCGAATCTATCTGGACGGAGCCGAACAGCCGGCGGTCGATTTGCCCTTTGCAGAGTACTTCAGCGGAAAGGTTGCACCGTTTAATCGTCCTGCTCTTGTGCATATCGTTGCCAACGGGAAAAACAACTATACGCCGATTCCGTTCCAGAAATCCTGCAGGATTATTGCCGATAGAGATTATGGGGAATTTCACCATTTCACATACACACTCTTTCCGAACGGCACGCGTGTGCCGACCTTTTCGATGCAGATGAATGAGGAAGACAACGCCGCCCTGGACCGTGTGAATGACCTTTTGCTGCATGTCGGCCCCGGTTCTTTCCGAAGTCATCCGGAACAGATTACGCAAACCTACACGATAAACCTCCAGCCGGGAAAGAAGGAACAGATTGTGCTGGAAGGCAAAAGAGCCATCGCCTCCATCAAGGTTCGTCCTGACCTTCCGAATGATACGGAAGAAAGGCGAAAAGCCCTTCGCGAGATGACAATTCAGATTTTCTGGGACCATCAACCCAATCCGAGTGTCTGGAGCCCGCTGGGAGATTTCTTCGGAACGGGTCCCGGACTGAATCCCTACCGTTCCCTGCCGATGGGGATGAATGAGCAGGAGTTTTATTCAAACTGGTATATGCCGTTTGAACAGAGCGCTGTGATTGAACTGCTCAACGAAGGCAAACAGGTTCGGCGTCTCACAGTTGAAATCACACACGCTCCTCATTCGATGCAGGCAGGTTCATATGGATACTTTCACGCCAAGTGGCACCGAGATGCTTTCCTGCCGACGGAAAAAGAGCGTCAAATCGACTGGACAATGCTGAAAACCGACGGACGGGGACGGTTTGTGGGGGTCGCTTTGATGGTGTGGAACCCGCGAGGAGGCTGGTGGGGCGAAGGGGATGAGAAGTTTTTTGTGGACGGAGAAAAATTCCCTTCTTTGTACGGCACCGGTTCCGAAGATTACTTCGGCTACGCCTGGAGCGACCCGACTCTGTTTGAGCACGCCTTCCACAACCAGCCCCTCAGTGAAGGCAACAAAGGACATGTGAGCGTCAACCGCTGGCATATTGCCGATCAGGTTCCGTTTCAGCGTTCCTTCGAGGGATGCATCGAAAAATATTTCTCCAATACGCGTCCGACTCAGTATGCCTGCACCGCCTATTGGTATCTGTCTGCAGAAGGGTGTGACCCATATGGTCCCCTTCCGCCTCAGGAACGTGTTGACTATTATACCCGCTTAACCTATCCAATGGACATTGCGGGCATTTATATCCTTGAAAAACCGGTCGGTCAGCTCGAAGAACAGCACATGGGAGCTTTTCCCAAGGACAAATGGCAAAATGATACCCAGCTGTGGTGGGTCGGACAGCCGGGCGCCCAACTGAAAATCGGCATCCAAATCCCCCGCAAAGGACGGTATCAGCTGACGACACGCCTGACCAAAGCGGCGGATTACGGGATTGTCCAATTCTATCTGGACGGCAAAAAAATCGGCAAGCCGATAGACCTGTTTTATCCGGACGGCGTGATAGCAACCGAACCCATTGTCCTGGGCCGGTTTACGCTGGGCAAAGGGCTGCATGTCCTTACGGCGGAAATTGCCGGCAGCAACCCGGCGGCGATTCAGCGGTACATGTTCGGAATGGACTATCTGGACGTCAAAAAAACCTGGTTCTAA